The sequence TGGTATATGCCATATTGTAGGCATGCTCTTCTTATTTTTCTTCATAGGTCAATTATTGACTAACTGATCTAGATCGTTTTCGGTTCAGAAATTTAGGCGAAATTGTTAATTTTAGGATAGGCTCTAATTATGTTTAACACTATTTGGGTACTCGTACATCTACCCATTGCCCGCTGGCAGGAACTCATGGTTGTTTTAGAACCTTCATAAGAAATTAAAGCCCTGCTTGATCGAGAGCTCTCCAAATGGAGCGCTGAACGTCTGCAGCAAACTCTAATAACTACAGTAAAGAAATTAAAAAAGAAAGTTGTTCAGGCTTTTGCTTTTGCAAGTCTATTGTCAGCGTCGTCCCAGTTTACTACATTCCACCATGCGTTTACATAACTGCCTCTGTCGTTTTTATACTGCAGATAGTAGGCATGTTCCCAAACATCCAGAACAATCAATGGAATGGTTCCTTGACCAGCCTGCATGTTGTGCTTCTCTATGTTAAATGTCAACAGTTGATCCGATGCAGGATCATATGCCAGTATAGCCCAGCCAATTCCCTCTACTGCCTTCGCAACTTCACTGAATTGTGCTTTGAACGCGTCAAAACTGCCGAAGTCCGCATTTATCATATCTGCGAGTTTACCACTTGGTTTGCCCCCGCCATTTGGTTTCATGTTAGGCCAGAATATGGAGTGCAATACATGCCCTGAGACATGGAACGATAGATCTCTTGTAACTGCTCTTACGTCAATTCCTTGGAAATTGTTCTTTCGAGCATTCTCGAGCTTTTCAAGGGCTGCATTAGCTCCATTCACATATGCAAGATGATGTTTGTCATGATGCAGGGTCATAATCTCCTTAGAAATATGCGGTTCCAACGCATCGTATTTGTAAGGCAGATCTGGTAGTGAGTATTTTTTGACCATGCAGAGTAGTTAACCCCACATTTAATTAACTTTTATGCCTAATACAGAGTAGCTTTATAGCAAGTAATTCTTCTAATATTAGTGAAATATGGCTAGTGTTGTCAGATATGGACTGATGATACCAATAATTATAGTACTGTCTATATACATTCCACCCTCCTTTGCTAGCGATGATCGTGTACATGTTATTCTGGAGTTTAATTCTACTTACATGGATTTTAATTTACTATACCTAAAGTTTGTAGGATACGATTTTGAAGTTGTTGAGCAATTGCATAATGTAATGAACGGCGCAGTGGTTAGCATTAAGCAGGAACAGCTCAGCAGATTGAGGAATGAATTTATAATATCTAACGTCTATGAAGAAAAGTTCCTTACAATTAATCTCGATAAAAGTTTGAAGTTGATCGGTGCTGATCAAATTATATCCGTAGATACAAATGGTAACCAACTAACGGGTGAAGGTGTGCGCGTAGCTGTTGTTGATACAGGTATCGATTATACTCATCCTGATCTCTTTGGTCTCGGCAAGAATGGTAAGGTGGTTGATGGATATGATTTCCTTGAGAAAGACAATGAACCTATTGATACGGATGGTCATGGTACATTAGTGGCGGGTATAATTGCTGCAGATGGCCATTTGATGGGAGTCGCTCCTAAGGCGGATCTTGTGGCTTATAGGATAGCATCGCAAGGAAGTTATGTTTCAACTGTTGATATGATCAGGGCCTTAGATCGTGCGGTAGATGATAACATAGACGTTATAAACATTAGTTTGGGTCTTGATTATATTAGTCAAGAAATTGATAACGCCATAGAAAAACTTGTCAGCAAAGGCATTGTTGTTGTTGCTGCAGCTGGAAATAATGGTCAGAACAAGCATATAGGTAGTCCTGCGTCTGCACCTAGTGCAATAAGCGTTGGCGCATCATTTAACAATGTAAAAATGAGTGCTGTTTCCACACTGAAGATAGACAATGATAACAGAAGATACGATGCGATACCCATGGTGGGCTCACCTGTTACTAGCAAACCAATTAGTGGCAAGTTGATATTCGGTAAATTCGCAACAACTTCTGATTTTGAAAGCTTAGATGTGAGAGGGGCTATAGTTTTGGCCGAGAGAGGGGGACCTATGGTAGAAATCAATGGAAAACGACAGGCAGAAATTGTATATTTTACAGATAAAGAAATGAACGCAGCCAGAAATGGCGCTGCTGCACTTATAGTTTACAATAATGAACCCGGCCCATACTACGGGACGTTGCTCAATGACAATGTTCCCACAAATTACAAGCCAAGAATACCGGTAGTGTCTCTTTCATTAGAGGAGGGATTGATGCTTAAGGACATGACAGAGAAGGGTGAAGTAAATGCTGAACTTGAATTATTTTACAACCCTGATGTGGTAGCGCCATTCAGTTCTAGGGGACAAGTTTCACCCTTCTATCTTAAACCTACCCTAGTCGCTCCAGGCGCTTTTGTAAATTCTACAACTGTAGGTAAAGACTACAGTATTACAAGTGGAACAAGCTTTGCAGCGCCACATGTGACAGGTGCAGTTGCATTGATGCTGCAGAAGAACCCCGGGCTTAAACCAAACGAGATTGCTTCTATACTGGCTACAACAGCAAAACCAGTGAAGGATGCCTATGGAGTTCCATACTCCTTCGATGCCGCAGGAGCAGGACGACTTGATATAAAGGCGGCTTTAGAATCTGATCTTATAGCTATGCCTTATTCTATAATAATTCATCTATCGATGGGTAAGGAAGTTTCTAAAGTTGTGCAGCTAAAATCGATAGATGGTAAGCTAGGAAAAGTTGACGTAAGCAAGGAGTGGGAACATCATATAACTCTGGACATGTATGTTGAGAACGTTGATGATATGAATGCAAATATTGTTGTTAATGCAAAACTAGCGGAACAACTTTCAGGCAAATATGAGGGCAGGATCTTGGTAGAAAACGCGGAGAACAGGATATCTATTCCGGTCATAGTTTATGCCGATGGAGCTACAATAGGCGCTACCAATAAAGATGGTAGAATATGGCTCTCTATAGATTCGCTGGAAAATTGGACCTTTGCTAAAGTAAAGATAATGAATGTGGAGAACAGACAGAGTTATTCTGTCACACTTACACCTTCGAATAACATACAAAGTGTTCCTGCTCGGAGTATAGGTGAGCATTGGATAGAAGCTGATGTTGTTACAAACTATGGAGATGTAAGGGGCTTCTCCGTTCTTTATGTCAATGATATAAGCACAGATGGAATGCTCTACGATTATGTTATCGTTTCCAACATACCCTTCAAAGGGATGCTAATGGTAACTGCCTTTCTAGCTATTGCTGCCACTGTTACGTATGCGTGGACTAGAAGAGTCAAACGTTATGTAAGTGAAGTTACCCCTTGATGATATAGCTGTGTTTTGAAGCCATGATACTATACCGAGTGACCCAATTTCTAGATCCCGAAGCTCTGCGTAGTATTTGAGCAGGTAGTATTAGTTCTTGCAAGACCAGAAATTTAGGAATTAGCAATGTTTATGCAGTATATGGACATGGCAGCGTATAGCTATTCTATGAACATGGGTGTAAAAGTTATGCTATGATATGCTATGCTATGCTATACAAGATAAGAAAGTTTGAGCGAGTACATGCGCATGAAAGTATCAGGGGGGGAGGGGTTCGTATATAAAGAAATTAGAACGCATATGCATGAAAGGAAGTAGAGGGATAGGTAGAACATATAGAACATGGTTCAATTACATTCCTCATATTACTGAAAATTTTCCACTAATGGCTACAATTCTTCAGTAATGTTATCACGAATTTACGAAAACCTGTATAATTGAGTCCCCTGCGTAAATACGGAATCACTTATATCGTCTGCAAACTTTTGCACTTGTGTGATTGCCACGATGGGTATAGTTAAATATAATGAACATGATTCAACTAGATTCCTCTTGTTACAAAAAATAAAGTCTTTAGAATCAAAGAAGACGTTTTCACTAATTTAGGAAACTAATATTGTTTGCAATCTAGAAACCTATTTATTTAAACGGAATCTCTCCTTCTGCGATGGTTAACATAGAGCTGTTGAAGCAAAGACAGCAGATAAAGTCTCACAAGCCTGATTTTGTGAGACAGGAGAGCTGGAGGTACAAGCGTGTAAAGCCAAACTGGCGAAAGCCTAAAGGTATAGACAGCAAGATGAGAAAGCAAAAAAAAGGGTGGCCTAGAATTGTCAAGATAGGTTATAGGGGACCAAGGGTGAGCCGCTATTTGCATCCTTCCGGTTATTATGATAAACTAGTTCACAACGTTAATGAATTAAGTAACTTGGATTCTAACAAGGATGCGGCTAGAATAGCTGCAACCGTAGGCAAGAGAAAGAGAAAGGAAATAATAGAAAGGGCCAAGAGTCTTAACATAAAAGTGTTGAATGCTTAGGTGATACGTATGCCTATCAATCTGAGGTACAAACGTGAACTTGCTGCAAGAACACTAGGCGTAGGTGCAAATCGAATAAAGTTTGAACCAGAGTTTGTGGAGGACGTCTTGGATGCAATTACTAGAGATGATATCAGAAGTTTAGTTACCGCACGCACCATTTACGTCGCAGGGAAGAGGGGAACCTCAAGGGGGAGAGCTAGGGAAAGACACCTAAAGAATAAGAAACATGGAAAAGGGCAAGGTTCGAAGAAGGGACGCAAAACTGCTAGACAAGGTAGGAAGGAGAACTGGGTTAAGAAAGTAAGAGCGATGCGTCGTCATATAAAAATCCTAAAAAAGCGAGGTGAAATTAGTGGCAAGGCTTTCTGGACTCTGTATACAAAGATCAATGGAGGACAGGTAAGATCGCTTTCACATCTTAGAGAATTGGTAAAGGAAGTTACATCCGCTTAAAATCTGAAAGATACTTCGTCGAAATCCAGTATCTTTCCTCTTGATATTTTCACGCCTTCGTTCTCAAGCAGTTCCACTTTTTTTCTAGAACCGTAAGCATATCCACCGACGTCACCGTTTGACTTCACAACTCTATGGCAAGGAATTACTACAGGTTTCGGGTTCTTGTTCAGTATCTGTCCAATTGCTCTGCTGGCCCGTGGCTTTCCTACCGCTTTAGCAAGTTCTTTGTACGTAGTAACCTTTCCTCGTGGTATCTTTGCAAGAAGTTCGTAGAGCCTATCACTTGAACTCATAGTCTCACTACTTCAAGGTCAATTTCATTAATTATATTATTTAATCTATCCTTCTCCCTTCCAAGACCCTTCAAGTCCATAAAAATGTATTTTACTTCTTCAATGCTCTTACTTATCATCTGTTCTAACATCGTCTTGTCCAAACTTGACAGTGAATGTTTCGATGCAATGGAAGCAAGAGCATAATCAGAACTAATCAGTATCTTAGTAAACTTTGATGGGTAATGGGTGCCCCCAAGGCCAATACCTACACTTCCATAGCTCTTTACAGTTTTCATTGCGTCAATGACAGCATCACAAACGACTGATATCGCATTATGATCATTCCATTGATTTTCTGTTGAACCTATTTCAATGAACAATACGGGTTTGGCAAGTGAAGTAGGTCCGTGATGGGTGGCTTCAATGACGAGGTGATAATCATGAATTCTAAACATTTCCTTATGAACAGTCTTCATATAATGCTTCTGAAGGCTTGGATATGTGTATGCCAGTTCTCTAGGTCGTCCACCCATCGCGTTAGAATCGGAAAAATTGCCTGTGGTATGACATGTGAGTGTAGGTATACCGCTTTCAGACCTATGTCTTGATAAAAAAACATAGTATGAGGGTAAGAATTCTTTATCCAACCACTCCATCGTAAGTAACTCTTCTTCAGCTACAAGCAGCGTTGCAACCCTGTTTGTATATACATTATTAGTCTGTGCCTTAAATCCATGCTTATCTATCATGTAATGGGCCATGTTATGACCGGCAGGATCGAGTTTAGAGGCTACGAGCAGAGGCAGCATATAAAGAAATATAAACTCAGTTTATTTAAGCGATTTCCAATAAATAAAAATGAGGCGGAAGCCACAGTAGAGATGTGTGATTCCTTAGATAATTGTTCACTGAATGATCTAGTGTTGGCTATACCCCTGCCGCCCTAGGTTGTATCAACCGTGCCATTGATTGAGCTACTCTCTTGCGGCTTCTCTAACTGTGCTTATCGCACGTATAGCTGGGTGCCGCATAAAGGCCAACAATTTGAAAAAGAAGGTGAGAATCATTCAAACAATACAGATTCTTGGTCTTGGAATTGATATTAGCAAGAAGAATGTTGATGTATGCATTAAGCATTCAGAAGTATTGGAAAGATTTGCTGTATCTAACGATGAAGCTGGTATCAGTGAGTTGTTAGAAAGATTGGAACCATACAAGAAGGATGGAGTCTTGATAAAAGCTGCTATGGAATCAACAGGTAATTTATGGATGAATATGTTTGATGCACTGCAAAATAATGACATAGATATTTCGTATGTATTTACGTCCTTCCTGAGAATCGAAAGGATCAGATCAGGTATTCTATGATAGTATGGTGTGAGCAAACATAGGCATTGCAAGCATTACCACAATCTTCTATCCATAATCAAGGAGAAGGATCAAGAGATAGCTGAACTCAAGAAACGCCTTCAGTACTACGAGAACTACAATTCTCCACCCCCTCCAAACCCTGAGCAAGAATACAGCAGGAGAGTAAAGATAGGCAGAAATGAAGCATGTCCATGTGGCAGTGGCAAGAAGTACAAGAAGTGCTGCATGAGGATCGTATAATGAAGATCGGTTTGATCAGAAAAGAAAATAGTTCGATGCAACAATTAATATATGGAATTCCACAGTTTGCTGCAGGCTTTTTACTGAAAATGTTGGGCTAAACTTTTAT is a genomic window of Nitrososphaerales archaeon containing:
- a CDS encoding superoxide dismutase → MVKKYSLPDLPYKYDALEPHISKEIMTLHHDKHHLAYVNGANAALEKLENARKNNFQGIDVRAVTRDLSFHVSGHVLHSIFWPNMKPNGGGKPSGKLADMINADFGSFDAFKAQFSEVAKAVEGIGWAILAYDPASDQLLTFNIEKHNMQAGQGTIPLIVLDVWEHAYYLQYKNDRGSYVNAWWNVVNWDDADNRLAKAKA
- a CDS encoding S8 family serine peptidase, encoding MASVVRYGLMIPIIIVLSIYIPPSFASDDRVHVILEFNSTYMDFNLLYLKFVGYDFEVVEQLHNVMNGAVVSIKQEQLSRLRNEFIISNVYEEKFLTINLDKSLKLIGADQIISVDTNGNQLTGEGVRVAVVDTGIDYTHPDLFGLGKNGKVVDGYDFLEKDNEPIDTDGHGTLVAGIIAADGHLMGVAPKADLVAYRIASQGSYVSTVDMIRALDRAVDDNIDVINISLGLDYISQEIDNAIEKLVSKGIVVVAAAGNNGQNKHIGSPASAPSAISVGASFNNVKMSAVSTLKIDNDNRRYDAIPMVGSPVTSKPISGKLIFGKFATTSDFESLDVRGAIVLAERGGPMVEINGKRQAEIVYFTDKEMNAARNGAAALIVYNNEPGPYYGTLLNDNVPTNYKPRIPVVSLSLEEGLMLKDMTEKGEVNAELELFYNPDVVAPFSSRGQVSPFYLKPTLVAPGAFVNSTTVGKDYSITSGTSFAAPHVTGAVALMLQKNPGLKPNEIASILATTAKPVKDAYGVPYSFDAAGAGRLDIKAALESDLIAMPYSIIIHLSMGKEVSKVVQLKSIDGKLGKVDVSKEWEHHITLDMYVENVDDMNANIVVNAKLAEQLSGKYEGRILVENAENRISIPVIVYADGATIGATNKDGRIWLSIDSLENWTFAKVKIMNVENRQSYSVTLTPSNNIQSVPARSIGEHWIEADVVTNYGDVRGFSVLYVNDISTDGMLYDYVIVSNIPFKGMLMVTAFLAIAATVTYAWTRRVKRYVSEVTP
- a CDS encoding 50S ribosomal protein L32e encodes the protein MVNIELLKQRQQIKSHKPDFVRQESWRYKRVKPNWRKPKGIDSKMRKQKKGWPRIVKIGYRGPRVSRYLHPSGYYDKLVHNVNELSNLDSNKDAARIAATVGKRKRKEIIERAKSLNIKVLNA
- a CDS encoding 50S ribosomal protein L19e gives rise to the protein MPINLRYKRELAARTLGVGANRIKFEPEFVEDVLDAITRDDIRSLVTARTIYVAGKRGTSRGRARERHLKNKKHGKGQGSKKGRKTARQGRKENWVKKVRAMRRHIKILKKRGEISGKAFWTLYTKINGGQVRSLSHLRELVKEVTSA
- a CDS encoding MGMT family protein, whose translation is MSSSDRLYELLAKIPRGKVTTYKELAKAVGKPRASRAIGQILNKNPKPVVIPCHRVVKSNGDVGGYAYGSRKKVELLENEGVKISRGKILDFDEVSFRF
- a CDS encoding D-aminoacyl-tRNA deacylase gives rise to the protein MLPLLVASKLDPAGHNMAHYMIDKHGFKAQTNNVYTNRVATLLVAEEELLTMEWLDKEFLPSYYVFLSRHRSESGIPTLTCHTTGNFSDSNAMGGRPRELAYTYPSLQKHYMKTVHKEMFRIHDYHLVIEATHHGPTSLAKPVLFIEIGSTENQWNDHNAISVVCDAVIDAMKTVKSYGSVGIGLGGTHYPSKFTKILISSDYALASIASKHSLSSLDKTMLEQMISKSIEEVKYIFMDLKGLGREKDRLNNIINEIDLEVVRL
- a CDS encoding transposase, whose protein sequence is MSYSLAASLTVLIARIAGCRIKANNLKKKVRIIQTIQILGLGIDISKKNVDVCIKHSEVLERFAVSNDEAGISELLERLEPYKKDGVLIKAAMESTGNLWMNMFDALQNNDIDISYVFTSFLRIERIRSGIL
- a CDS encoding SEC-C metal-binding domain-containing protein codes for the protein MSKHRHCKHYHNLLSIIKEKDQEIAELKKRLQYYENYNSPPPPNPEQEYSRRVKIGRNEACPCGSGKKYKKCCMRIV